A genomic window from Silene latifolia isolate original U9 population chromosome Y, ASM4854445v1, whole genome shotgun sequence includes:
- the LOC141632993 gene encoding uncharacterized protein LOC141632993, which translates to MEKLKAKPKVVIIEEEEELVVEDDKLLKDGGEEDASNSKEVTPSMPSYEPLPPFPEALKDTRKKEHDTDIYETLHKFEVNIPLLEFLKSVPRYAKFLKELCTIKRNQKERSLKRPKGKASEFVSSLFKSKTPPKCSDLGVFTIPCIIGDTRFERAMLDLGASIIVLPYHVYESLKLGPLKSTRVVVQFANRSSVHPRGVVEIVMVKVDQLVFSADFYVLDLAQEVNGSQFYWVDHS; encoded by the coding sequence ATGGAAAAGCTAAAAGCTAAGCCTAAGGTGGTGATtatagaagaagaagaggagttagTGGTGGAAGATGATAAGCTATTGAAAGATGGAGGAGAGGAAGATGCATCTAATTCCAAAGAGGTGACACCATCCATGCCTTCATATGAGCCCCTCCCACCTTTTCCCGAGGCTTTGAAGGACACAAGGAAGAAGGAGCATGACACTGATATTTACGAAACCTTACATAAATTCGAGGTAAATATTCCTTTACTTGAATTTCTTAAGAGTGTTCCTAGGTACGCAAAGTTTTTAAAAGAACTTTGTACAATTAAAAGAAATCAAAAGGAACGTAGTTTGAAAAGGCCAAAGGGTAAAGCTAGTGAATTTGTGTCATCTTTGTTTAAGAGTAAGACCCCTCCCAAGTGTAGTGATCTGGGTGTGTTCACTATACCTTGCATCATAGGTGATACACGGTTTGAAAGAGCCATGTTAGATCTAGGGGCGTCAATAATTGTTCTCCCCTACCATGTTTATGAGTCTCTTAAACTTGGTCCTTTAAAGAGTACTAGGGTAGTAGTCCAATTTGCTAATAGGTCTAGTGTTCACCCTAGGGGAGTAGTAGAGATTGTAATGGTTAAGGTAGACCAGTTGGTATTTTCAGCTGATTTCTACGTTTTGGATTTGGCACAGGAGGTCAATGGGTCCCAATTTTATTGGGTCGACCATTCTTAA
- the LOC141632994 gene encoding uncharacterized protein LOC141632994 — protein MNRVGKQRDINYFLQANNVGLFGLLETKIKNKAFNKAAGSFNNWCITTNNGYHSGGRIWVLWNPTIFRVQIMEYNAQYIHLKVDSLVERRVFWLTMTYAFNGNSERTPLWDNLNRLASQIAGPWAVAGDFNCVLSPTERVGGNTPSSEIEPFRRCVADCGLVDIAAIGAIYTWNNKQKPDERIYRRIDRFMVNKAWCDNFTDLYAHFMPEGLYDHTPCVVKSSNQGQSKRSFKYFNMWGGSKKFLPLVRGHWDAGVTGTPMFRLVKNLKRMKPVLKKLNLEGFSDIEGATNILQKRVEEMKEEITRDPNNMQLISEEYEATLKLQELAKAKESFLSQKAKHLSVD, from the coding sequence ATGAATAGAGTAGGAAAACAAAGAGATATTAATTATTTTTTGCAAGCTAATAATGTAGGTCTTTTTGGCCTTTTAGAAACTAAGATAAAGAATAAAGCCTTCAATAAGGCAGCTGGTAGTTTTAATAATTGGTGCATTACAACCAATAATGGATATCACTCTGGTGGACGTATTTGGGTGCTCTGGAACCCAACAATTTTTAGAGTACAAATTATGGAATATAATGCTCAGTATATACACTTGAAAGTTGATTCTTTGGTGGAGAGGAGGGTTTTCTGGCTAACTATGACTTATGCTTTCAATGGTAATTCTGAAAGAACTCCTCTGTGGGATAATTTGAACAGACTAGCTAGTCAGATAGCTGGACCTTGGGCAGTagcaggtgactttaattgcgtTCTATCTCCAACTGAGAGAGTAGGTGGGAATACTCCTTCAAGTGAGATAGAGCCTTTCAGAAGATGTGTTGCTGATTGTGGGTTGGTGGACATTGCTGCAATAGGAGCTATATATACGTGGAATAATAAACAAAAACCTGATGAAAGAATTTACAGAAGAATTGACAGGTTTATGGTAAATAAAGCATGGTGTGATAACTTCACTGATCTGTATGCACATTTTATGCCTGAGGGACTTTATGATCATACTCCATGTGTGGTAAAGAGCTCTAATCAAGGCCAAAGTAAGAGATCATTCaagtatttcaatatgtggggaGGGTCAAAAAAGTTTCTACCTCTTGTGAGAGGGCATTGGGATGCTGGTGTGACTGGTACACCAATGTTCAGGTTGGTTAAAAACTTGAAGAGGATGAAGCCTGTTTTGAAGAAGTTGAATTTGGAGGGGTTTAGTGACATTGAGGGTGCAACTAATATCCTGCAGAAACGGGTGGAGGAAATGAAAGAGGAGATAACTAGGGATCCTAATAATATGCAACTAATTTCAGAAGAGTATGAGGCCACACTGAAGTTGCAGGAGTTAGCCAAGGCGAAGGAGAGCTTCCTGTCTCAGAAAGCCAAGCATCTATCAGTGGATTAA